DNA sequence from the Leptospira limi genome:
TTGTTCCACCGGAAAACAAACAAAAACCGGAAGAGGAAAGAAAACCTTTCGACTTGCAGGAGTTAGCGGAGCAAATTTCTAAAAAAGATGTATCAGAACTTGATTTACCAGAAGATACATTTTTTTCAAATGATTGGAAACAGTTTAAAGATTTACCTCTTGTCGATAGAAGGTCTGGTGATGAACGAAGGAAAAATGCAGACCGAAGAACCAATATCGTTGGCAGAAAAGATAGAAGGTCTGGTGAAGATCGGCGTAAACGTGATCGCTTTAAAGAAAGAGAAGAATTCTTAAAAAACCAAGCACTTCAAAAACTTGAAAAAAAAGCAAAAGAATTTGAAGCAAAAGGGGAAGAAGCATCCCTCAATGATTTATTAAAACCATACTTTCCCGAACAACCAAATTTAAAATTACCTGAGTCATGGGACTTAGAACCCATTGGATTGCCAGATCCAAATGACCTTCGAAGGGATGAAAAAGAACCTCTCTTCCATCCAGATGAGAAGAAACAAACTGATGAGGAACCAAATTGGTTCCAAGATACAACAGATTCTTTACGTAAGGAACTGGAACTCCCTGATCCTGTTGATCCACAAACTGACGAATTAATTTCTTCAAAAGTAGAACTACCAGAGGCAGTTGATCCTAACAAACATAAGTCGGAAACGATCATTGAAACGGATATGCCCATCCAAGTGGAACTCACAAATAGACCACTCGTCGCAGATGATATTAAAATCGGATTACCTGATGCCGATGAAGTTTTTAGGGATCGTAAACGAAAAGAAGAAGCTGGTGAAACAGAAGGTCCTTCCTTTGATGATGTAGATGGTCCTGATATTGAAATTGTCGATGGCGATTTGGGAGAGATTGCGGAAGAAGAATCTCCAATGCCTCTTGAAGAGATGGCTGAAAAAGCCACCGAGGATGAACCTGAAAAAATCATCCATGGGGTTTTAGAATTAAAACCACCAGAAGCAGATGATGCACCGTTTTTAACTCTGACTTATGATTTTGGAAAAATCCCACATGCATTCCGATTATCAAAGAATTATTCTATTATGGAATATTCGTATTATAAATACAAACCGATGCTCATGAAAGCCCAAGAGTTTGCCCGTCGGAAGATGTTAAAAAATGCTCTCAATTATTACCGTGTGATCAAATCCCAAAACATACCACCTGAACTTCGTAAGATGATCAACCGAAACATTCGAGACATCACAGAGTTTATGGAAAAATTCCTAATGGCAAAAGGAAACTGATCTCATTTTCAAATGTATTTGTTTGACAACTTAGCTTTGTTTTTTTTAGTCTAACAAACGCAGGCAAGGTACACTCCGATGAGAATCCAAACATACAATCGGTAAGTAAATTTAAAAACCAATCCACACTTTTCCTTAGCTTTTAGGACAAGGCATACTTACCGATTTCCACTTGGAAACAATGGGAGTTTGTTCTATGTCTAGTTTTCTTTCCGTTCACAACCTTACATTCCAATTCGAATCTCAATCGGAACCACTGTTCCAAAACCTGAACCTTCATTTTACGAAGGGATGGACGGGACTTGTTGGGAAAAATGGAAGTGGAAAATCCACGTTAGCAAAAATCATTTGCGGTGAAATTGAAACAGAGAAGGGGATTGTCCTTGGAAACGAGTCTGTTACGTTGCTTTCCCAAGGTACAGAGATTCCTGCAGATACACTCCAAGAATTTTTATCAGATACAAATCACGAATTTGGTTATTGGAAAAATCGATTGCAGGTTACGATCGAATCGATAGAAACCTATCCATCTCTCAGTTTTGGTGAAAAACGAAGACTGTTACTTGCAATGGTTTTGTCAAAACAAACAGGTGTTTTGGTTTTAGATGAACCCACAAATCATTTAGATTCTTACAGCGCCAATCTCATTCGTGATACGATTTTGTTTTACAATGGAATTGGGATTCTGATTAGCCACGACAGAGACTTGTTAGATGGTGTCGTCAACTCTTGTGTTTTCCTCGAGAAAAACTTTGTGAGCCAAAGGAATGGAAATTATTCTATGGGCAAAATTGAAATGGATCGGGAAAAAGGAGAGAGGATCCATGATTGGGAAATTGCAAAACAGGAAAGGAAAAAACTCGATGCTGAATTAAAACGAAGGAGAGAGTTGGCAAAACTATCCCACATCCACCGTTCAAAAAAAGGGTTAGACCTTCATGACCACGATGCACGCCACAAAATCAATTTGGCTCGAGTGTCTGGTAAAGATGGCCAAGCAGGCCGACTCAAAAACCAAATTGAAACAAGAACAGAACATTCTCAAAAACGAGAGAAGGAAATTGGGAAAACCCTTCCCGAAAAAGAAACAATCGGGATCGAGTGGTTGCCTGACCCATCCAAAAGGAATCACTTATACTTGTTAGATGGTGATACTTTGGATTTAGGATTTTTGCAATTGAGATTAGAAAAAAATTTGGACATCCAATCCCATGATCGGGTTTCCATCACCGGGAAAAACGGTGCTGGGAAATCAACCTTACTTAAGTACCTGGCAAATCACATGCAGAAAAAAGGGATCAGTACGTTTTATCTCCCACAAGAATTTTCAAATGAAGAGGTATCCCAATTGTACAACGAGTTCCAAAACCTCTCGGACATAAAAAGAGCAAAAGTTCTTTCAGCTCTCCACCGATTAGGCAGTGATCCAATACGATTTGCCGAGTCAGAGTCATTGAGTCCCGGAGAAGGTAAAAAACTGTATCTGTCTCTCCACCTGGATGAGAGTTTTGAAGTGATGCTCTTAGACGAACCAACCAATCATTTGGATCTAAAATCGGTAGAAGCCTTGGAGGTATCATTAGGACGTTTCCCAAAGGCTCTCCTTGTGGTGAGCCATGATAGGCGATTTGTGGAAACAGTGACAACGAGAGAGTGGGTTTTGGAAAACTTCAGGCTCCATGAAAAACATCTAGACAGAATCTAAGGACTGTACTTAGAATAATTCTAAGGAGTGACATTATGCCACAAGTGACATCACATGCCCCTGATTTTAAAGCAACCGCAGTGATCGGGGACAGTTTCAAAGAAATCAAATTATCCGATTACAAAGGGAAATGGGTGGTTCTATTTTTCTATCCACTTGATTTTACTTTCGTATGTCCAACAGAGATCATTGAATACGATGCAAAACTCGAAGATTTTAAAAAGATCGGAGCTGAAGTTTTGGGAGTATCTGTTGATAGCGAATTTTCACACTTAGCTTGGAAAAAAACGCCTAAAAAAGAAGGTGGTATTGGAGAGATTAAATACCCACTCATCGCAGACAAAACAAAAGAAATTGCAAAGTCTTTTGGTGTTCTCATTGAGTCAGGTCCTGATGCAGGAGTTGCGTTACGCGGAACTTTCATCATCGACCCACAAGGTATTATCCGCCAAGCAACTGTTAACGACCTTCCAGTAGGACGTAACATTGAAGAAGCACTCAGACTCATCAAAGCGTTCCAATTTGTGGAAAAACATGGTGAAGTTTGTCCTGCAAACTGGGATGAAGGGAAAAAAACGATGAAAGCGGATCCTACAGGATCAAAAGCTTACTTCGCTTCCGTCAATTAATTGTACTTTCTCTAAAAAGAGAGAATGGGAGAACCAATGGAATCTACAACAAATACCGAAAAACCGAATGTCGAATTTTACCAGGCTGATAATTTTCCGAAGGGTTTGACACGAAAGGTTGTAGAATCCATCTCCCATATCAAAAATGAACCGAGTTGGTTACGTGAGTTTCGTTTAAAAGCCTTTGAGGTGTATGAACAAAAACCAATGCCTGCTTGGGGTTTTATCCCACAGTTCCAAATCAACATTGATGACTATGTACATTATGTAGGTTCCAACCAAAAAAAGAAAAAATCTTGGGATGAAGTGGATCCTGAAATTTTACGTAGTTTTGAAAAACTAGGAATCCCTGAACACGAACGAAAATACTTAGCAGGAATCGAAACCATGAACGATTCCGAAACCATTTATGCCAATGTGAAAAAAGAACTCACGGATTTAGGCATCATTTTCTGTGACATCGACACTGCTATCCGCGAATATCCGGAACTCGTGCGTGAGTATTTGGGAACGGTTGTCACGATCGGTGATAATAAATTTTCTGCACTCAACTCAGCTGTTTTTAGTGGTGGGTCGTTTGCTTACATTCCAAAAGGAGTGAAAACCCCTATGCCACTCCAAGCATACTTTAAGGTAACGGCCGCTAGTTCTGGACAATACGAAAGAACACTTCTCATTGCTGATGAAGGGGCTCATTTGGAATACAGCGAAGGTTGTACTTCTGTCCAAGATAAGGGTACAAATTTCCACACTGCTGTTGTGGAACTGGTTGCCAAAAAAAATTCTAAAATTTTTTATACTACCATCCAAAACTGGAAAAAGAATATGTACAATTGGACAGTGAAACGTGGGTTATGCGAAGAAGCAGCTCATATCACTTGGACTGATTGTAATATTGGTGCCAATACTATCAAATACCCAGGGATCATTTTACAAGGCGATCATTCCACTGGGGATGTACTTTCCTTAGCATTTGCGGGCAATGGCCAAGTGCAAGATACGGGTGCTCGGATCATCCATGTGGGTAAAAACACAAGGTCTAATATTTTAGCAAAAGGGGTAGCCCTTGACGGTGGGATCAATTCTTACCGAGGTCTAGTGAAGTTTGAGCCATCGAGTAAAGGTTCCTACAGTCATATCAAATGTGATGGTCTTATGATGGACAACCGTTCCCAGTCCCATGCATATCCTTATAATGATGTGTCAGGAGAAGAGGGAACTTTAAACTACGAAGCGACTGTTTCCAAAATTGACGATGACCAATTGTTTTACCTTCAGTCTCGCGGAATGTCAGAAGACGATGCAAAACTACTCATCATCAATGGATTTTGTGAAGGGGTCACCAAACACTTAGATGTGGAATATTCGGTTGAGATGACAAAACTCATTCGAATGATCCTGGAAGACGGAAAAGTCATCTCCGAAACATAAAAAAACAAAACTAGGTTTATCGTTTTAAAATCAGAACCCAGAGGCTTACACTTGCGATGAGTAGGCCAAGGCTTTCTCTCACTTCTTCCACTTCCATTCCCAAATAGGGTGCCTCTATCATATAAAACACTGACAAAACCAGATACAGTGGAATGAGAACGGTTCCAATCCATTTAGGCAATCGCCTGAAAAAACGAACAGTAGCAAGGATTCCTACGATTGCATAGAGTGGAAACCATAAATATGGATCTGGATCGTTCAATTGCAAATAGGCAAATAAAAAGAAAATAGGAATACAAATTAGGGAAAATAGTTTCATCACAGTTTCCAAAGTTTTTTGATTGCGGATACAAATCCAAGCGAATTATCCTAAATGGAGAACCCTCGTATGAAAATCCAAATCTTATTAACCTTGTCCTTTTTTACCGTATCCCTATCTTCTCTTGCATGTGATGATTTAGGCAGAAAGATATTAAAAACATTCAATAAGAAATATGAAACAGACGGCAAAGTTTTAGGATCCAAACCAATCTTTATTGGACCTGATGCTCTCCGCAAACAACTAACAATTTCACTAACGGAAGTGGTAAAGGTCAAAGAACCAACCGACATTCAGTTTCCGCCTTCAGAAAGTCCGTTTATGTTTATTTTGGAAAAAGCAGGGGACCTCATTCTTTTTGACAGAGATAAAAAAAACAAACGAGTGTTACATAAATTTCCTGTCATCACGGATAGTGAAGAAGGTCTTCTTGGTTTAACATTCCACCCCAATTATCCGAAAGAACCAAAGTTGTATTCACATACCGTTATCTCTTCTGCAGGTAAAGATATGACTGTGATTGCCGAATGGGTAGTGGAAAATCCCAATTCATATGAATCCATGGTTCTAAAAAACGAACGTGTGTTATTGCAAGTCGAACAACCATATCCAAACCATAATGGAGGCCAAATCGGCTTTGGTCCTGATGGGTATTTATACATTGGTCTTGGTGATGGAGGATGGAGGGCTGATCCCAAAAACAACGGACAAAATCCAAACACATTACTTGGTTCTATCTTACGCATTTCTCCTGCGCCAGATGTAGAAGGGAAAAAACCATATTCCATTCCCAAAGACAATCCTTTTGTTGGAAAACCTGGTTACTTACCTGAAATTTTTGCCTATGGGATTCGTAACCCTTGGAAGATGAGTTTTTCACCTGACGGTCGTTTGATTGCAGCTGATGTAGGACAAGATGCGTTTGAAGAAGTGGATATCATCCTTGCGGGTAAAAATTATGGATGGAACCAAACCGAAGGGTTCCATTGTTTTACAGATGGATGTAATCCTTCTTTGTACCAACTTCCATTTTATGAATATGGCCGTGAAGAAGGCCAATCCATTACTGGTGGGTATGTGTATACAGGTTCTTCTATCCCTGAGTTAAAGGGAAAATATGTTTTTGGTGATTTTATCCAAGGAAAAATTTGGGCAATTGATGTGCCTAAACCTGGAACCAACCAAAAAATCACAGAAACCATCGCACTTGGAAAGTGGAATCTACTCATCCCAACCTTTGGCAAAGACAGCGATGGCGAAATTTTTGTGGCTGATTACCAATCTGGTATCATTTACAAATTGGGGAAACCGTAACCTTCGGCTATGGATCAAAAAATCCATTTGATTGTTTAAATTTTATAAGTTGATTCCTCTATGAAAAAATTGTTAACCCATGTCCCTTTTTATATCCGTTTCCACCTGTTACTTGCTGGACTCGGAATTGTATTTTTAACCATTTACCGCGTCGCTTTTTTTCTGATGTATTCCTATCGGATGAATGATAAATCATTTTGGATCATTCTGAAGGCATTTGCAAAAGGTGCACGTTTTGACATTTCCGTATTATGTGTGTTACTTGGATTTAGTCTTGTTTATTCCACATTTCATTTTCTAAATCGGAATCGTTGGTATCGAGCAGTTTGGCGGACAATACCTGTTGTTTTTATTATCTTACTTCTCTTTTTACTGATCGCCGATTTGATTTATTATGAAAATGGAAACAAACATTTGGGGTATGAAGCTTTTGCTTATTTGGGTTTTGAGATGTTACCACTTGTGGGATCTGCTTTTTCCCAAAATCCATTTTTGTTTTTA
Encoded proteins:
- a CDS encoding ATP-binding cassette domain-containing protein, which encodes MSSFLSVHNLTFQFESQSEPLFQNLNLHFTKGWTGLVGKNGSGKSTLAKIICGEIETEKGIVLGNESVTLLSQGTEIPADTLQEFLSDTNHEFGYWKNRLQVTIESIETYPSLSFGEKRRLLLAMVLSKQTGVLVLDEPTNHLDSYSANLIRDTILFYNGIGILISHDRDLLDGVVNSCVFLEKNFVSQRNGNYSMGKIEMDREKGERIHDWEIAKQERKKLDAELKRRRELAKLSHIHRSKKGLDLHDHDARHKINLARVSGKDGQAGRLKNQIETRTEHSQKREKEIGKTLPEKETIGIEWLPDPSKRNHLYLLDGDTLDLGFLQLRLEKNLDIQSHDRVSITGKNGAGKSTLLKYLANHMQKKGISTFYLPQEFSNEEVSQLYNEFQNLSDIKRAKVLSALHRLGSDPIRFAESESLSPGEGKKLYLSLHLDESFEVMLLDEPTNHLDLKSVEALEVSLGRFPKALLVVSHDRRFVETVTTREWVLENFRLHEKHLDRI
- a CDS encoding peroxiredoxin, yielding MPQVTSHAPDFKATAVIGDSFKEIKLSDYKGKWVVLFFYPLDFTFVCPTEIIEYDAKLEDFKKIGAEVLGVSVDSEFSHLAWKKTPKKEGGIGEIKYPLIADKTKEIAKSFGVLIESGPDAGVALRGTFIIDPQGIIRQATVNDLPVGRNIEEALRLIKAFQFVEKHGEVCPANWDEGKKTMKADPTGSKAYFASVN
- the sufB gene encoding Fe-S cluster assembly protein SufB, which encodes MESTTNTEKPNVEFYQADNFPKGLTRKVVESISHIKNEPSWLREFRLKAFEVYEQKPMPAWGFIPQFQINIDDYVHYVGSNQKKKKSWDEVDPEILRSFEKLGIPEHERKYLAGIETMNDSETIYANVKKELTDLGIIFCDIDTAIREYPELVREYLGTVVTIGDNKFSALNSAVFSGGSFAYIPKGVKTPMPLQAYFKVTAASSGQYERTLLIADEGAHLEYSEGCTSVQDKGTNFHTAVVELVAKKNSKIFYTTIQNWKKNMYNWTVKRGLCEEAAHITWTDCNIGANTIKYPGIILQGDHSTGDVLSLAFAGNGQVQDTGARIIHVGKNTRSNILAKGVALDGGINSYRGLVKFEPSSKGSYSHIKCDGLMMDNRSQSHAYPYNDVSGEEGTLNYEATVSKIDDDQLFYLQSRGMSEDDAKLLIINGFCEGVTKHLDVEYSVEMTKLIRMILEDGKVISET
- a CDS encoding transmembrane 220 family protein — translated: MKLFSLICIPIFFLFAYLQLNDPDPYLWFPLYAIVGILATVRFFRRLPKWIGTVLIPLYLVLSVFYMIEAPYLGMEVEEVRESLGLLIASVSLWVLILKR
- a CDS encoding PQQ-dependent sugar dehydrogenase — encoded protein: MKIQILLTLSFFTVSLSSLACDDLGRKILKTFNKKYETDGKVLGSKPIFIGPDALRKQLTISLTEVVKVKEPTDIQFPPSESPFMFILEKAGDLILFDRDKKNKRVLHKFPVITDSEEGLLGLTFHPNYPKEPKLYSHTVISSAGKDMTVIAEWVVENPNSYESMVLKNERVLLQVEQPYPNHNGGQIGFGPDGYLYIGLGDGGWRADPKNNGQNPNTLLGSILRISPAPDVEGKKPYSIPKDNPFVGKPGYLPEIFAYGIRNPWKMSFSPDGRLIAADVGQDAFEEVDIILAGKNYGWNQTEGFHCFTDGCNPSLYQLPFYEYGREEGQSITGGYVYTGSSIPELKGKYVFGDFIQGKIWAIDVPKPGTNQKITETIALGKWNLLIPTFGKDSDGEIFVADYQSGIIYKLGKP